Proteins from a genomic interval of Romeriopsis navalis LEGE 11480:
- a CDS encoding S41 family peptidase translates to MALIKQALILGATAIAVSGAAAVGWGTYGPTKVPSIIAPIMAQDEPKEVVDEVWNIVQSQYVDATFNQTDWVAVRKDFLGRKYTNRKAAYEASREMLKKLNDPYTRFMDPDEYSNMKIDTTGELSGVGIQLAVDDKTKELTVVAPIEDSPAFRAGIQAKDVIIKIDNESTKGMDDKRAVQLIRGEVGSQVTLTVRRDKKELAFPITRDRIEIHPVKYRVQKAKGQNVGYIRLVQFSQPAIGEMEDAIRDLEKQDIQGYVLDLRSNPGGLLNASIDIARMFMDKGTIVSTVTRRGDQARKTANNSALTRKPMVVLVDGGSASASEILSGALQDNSRSKVIGTKTFGKGLVQAVLPLRSDNEQSAMAVTIAKYLTPSGRDINKLGIEPDVKVELTEQQRKSLSQDNKKIGTPADAQFAKAVQVLLSEKG, encoded by the coding sequence ATGGCTTTGATCAAACAGGCACTGATTTTGGGCGCGACCGCCATTGCTGTCAGCGGTGCCGCCGCGGTTGGCTGGGGCACCTACGGGCCAACTAAAGTGCCATCGATCATTGCGCCCATCATGGCTCAAGATGAGCCGAAAGAAGTGGTGGATGAGGTCTGGAATATTGTGCAGTCGCAGTATGTTGATGCGACGTTCAATCAGACGGATTGGGTCGCCGTTCGCAAAGATTTTCTCGGGCGTAAATATACGAACCGCAAAGCGGCCTACGAGGCTTCGCGGGAAATGCTGAAAAAGCTCAATGATCCCTATACTCGGTTTATGGATCCAGATGAGTACAGTAATATGAAAATTGATACCACGGGGGAGCTGAGTGGTGTCGGTATTCAACTCGCGGTTGACGATAAGACGAAGGAACTCACGGTGGTCGCGCCGATCGAAGATAGTCCGGCTTTCCGTGCGGGGATTCAAGCGAAGGACGTCATTATCAAGATTGATAATGAATCAACGAAAGGCATGGACGATAAACGTGCTGTGCAGTTGATTCGGGGTGAGGTGGGTAGTCAGGTGACACTGACAGTGCGGCGTGATAAGAAAGAGCTGGCCTTCCCCATTACGCGTGATCGGATTGAAATTCATCCAGTCAAATATCGGGTTCAGAAAGCCAAAGGGCAGAATGTCGGCTACATTCGCTTGGTGCAATTTAGCCAACCGGCGATCGGTGAAATGGAAGATGCGATTCGTGACCTGGAGAAGCAAGATATTCAGGGCTATGTGCTAGACCTGCGCTCGAATCCCGGTGGCTTGCTCAATGCGAGCATTGATATTGCGCGGATGTTTATGGATAAAGGCACGATCGTCTCGACGGTGACTCGTCGTGGTGATCAAGCTCGCAAAACTGCAAATAACTCCGCGTTGACCCGGAAGCCAATGGTGGTTCTGGTTGATGGTGGTTCTGCCAGTGCCAGCGAAATTCTGTCTGGGGCGTTGCAAGACAATTCCCGCAGTAAGGTGATTGGGACGAAAACCTTCGGTAAGGGTTTGGTCCAGGCCGTGCTGCCGTTGCGCAGTGATAATGAGCAATCGGCGATGGCGGTGACGATTGCCAAGTACCTCACCCCGAGTGGTCGTGACATCAATAAGTTGGGGATTGAGCCGGATGTGAAGGTCGAGTTGACTGAGCAGCAACGTAAATCGCTGTCGCAGGATAACAAGAAGATTGGCACCCCAGCGGATGCTCAGTTTGCTAAGGCGGTTCAGGTTTTGCTATCGGAGAAGGGCTAG
- a CDS encoding type IV pilus twitching motility protein PilT, protein MTSEPRPPISAPPVPRVPAAPPPPLRTSPPAAPGMFDTSEQTRLNPPGMADRSTHTQDVTRLAANPVAPPPLPPRPPMPAMPASDPAAPVTELAAAPMPPVAQPQTLPQTAPQTAAPAATPATPAHRPAASPFASNPQNRSPGAPTLEQVLRNAFEKGFSDVHLGVGEVPRYRDRGEIMLTEWPEITKETFYSWLQEILTPEEIARFEDTLDFDGATQYDFARIRVNIFDSLHGPSMVLRLIPMKILTCEQLNLPPVFRDICHFHKGLILITGPTGSGKSTTMAAMVDHMNSTMPRNIITIEDPIEFVHKSRKALIKHREVGINTRKFDNALKAALREDPDVILVGEMRDRETVNTALKAAQTGHLVMGTLHTNSAIKTIERVLGLYQPEEQPAMRVALAESLISVIAQGLCRTTDGKRAAFHDIMINTDAIKDYIRRGDLDEIEQIMPNCGFDGMCTMNQSLYKLYEEGRISEEVALEMSPKTNEMAQMLRGRC, encoded by the coding sequence ATGACCTCAGAACCGCGTCCTCCGATTTCCGCTCCACCTGTGCCGCGTGTACCGGCGGCCCCGCCGCCACCGCTGCGGACAAGTCCGCCAGCGGCCCCAGGTATGTTTGATACGTCTGAACAGACCCGGTTGAATCCTCCTGGAATGGCCGATCGTAGTACCCATACGCAAGATGTGACCCGGTTGGCCGCGAATCCGGTGGCACCCCCACCTTTGCCGCCGCGTCCGCCAATGCCCGCGATGCCGGCCTCTGATCCTGCCGCTCCGGTGACGGAGCTAGCGGCAGCCCCGATGCCGCCAGTGGCCCAACCCCAAACGTTGCCGCAAACAGCACCGCAGACTGCGGCTCCAGCTGCGACGCCGGCGACCCCGGCACATCGGCCTGCGGCGTCGCCCTTTGCTTCGAATCCCCAGAATCGCTCGCCGGGTGCGCCGACCCTTGAGCAGGTACTACGCAATGCCTTTGAAAAGGGATTTTCGGATGTACATTTGGGCGTGGGTGAAGTTCCCCGCTACCGCGATCGCGGTGAGATTATGCTGACCGAGTGGCCAGAAATCACCAAGGAAACTTTCTATAGTTGGTTACAAGAGATCCTAACGCCGGAGGAAATTGCCCGGTTTGAAGATACCTTGGACTTTGACGGTGCGACGCAGTATGACTTTGCCCGGATTCGAGTCAATATTTTTGATTCTTTGCATGGCCCGTCAATGGTTCTGCGCTTGATTCCGATGAAAATTTTGACCTGCGAGCAGTTAAATCTGCCGCCGGTATTCCGGGATATTTGCCATTTCCACAAAGGCTTGATTTTGATTACTGGACCCACGGGTTCCGGTAAATCAACCACCATGGCGGCGATGGTGGACCATATGAATAGCACCATGCCCCGCAATATCATTACGATCGAGGACCCCATTGAATTCGTCCACAAAAGTCGTAAAGCCTTGATCAAACACCGGGAAGTTGGCATCAACACCCGCAAGTTTGATAACGCGCTGAAAGCGGCGCTGCGAGAAGATCCCGATGTGATTCTAGTGGGTGAGATGCGGGACCGGGAAACCGTTAATACCGCACTTAAGGCCGCCCAAACTGGTCACTTGGTTATGGGTACCCTCCACACGAACAGCGCGATTAAGACGATTGAACGTGTGCTGGGTCTTTACCAGCCAGAGGAACAGCCAGCGATGCGGGTCGCGTTGGCGGAATCGCTGATTTCGGTGATTGCCCAAGGTTTGTGTCGCACGACGGATGGTAAGCGGGCTGCCTTCCACGACATTATGATCAACACCGATGCGATTAAGGATTATATCCGTCGGGGTGATCTAGATGAGATTGAGCAAATTATGCCGAATTGTGGCTTTGATGGCATGTGTACGATGAACCAATCGCTATACAAGCTGTACGAAGAAGGCCGCATCAGCGAAGAAGTTGCGCTAGAGATGTCACCCAAGACCAACGAGATGGCACAAATGCTGCGTGGTCGTTGCTAG